In Flavobacterium sp. N3904, one DNA window encodes the following:
- a CDS encoding Bax inhibitor-1/YccA family protein: MNMNSNNPFLNNKTFSTAVSRKDEVHHATIIDDNQDMTLAGTMNKSLILFFLLIASATVIWWATFNGMNPIVPAFGGAIVGLILVVIAAFKPQYSPYLAPGYALFEGLFIGGISAIFETQYPGIVTQAVGATFVTFAVCLGLYKYKIVKVTEQFKSVVMAATLAIATYYLISWVFSMFTSFTPVHYGNSMMSIGISVFVIVIAALNLFLDFDRIEKGAEQKMPKYMEWYGAMGLMVTLVWLYIEFLRLLSKLSKK; this comes from the coding sequence ATAAATATGAATTCGAATAATCCTTTTTTAAATAATAAAACTTTTTCAACAGCAGTTTCAAGAAAAGACGAAGTTCATCATGCTACGATTATTGATGACAACCAAGACATGACCTTGGCAGGTACAATGAATAAAAGTTTGATTCTTTTTTTCCTGCTTATCGCTTCGGCAACAGTTATTTGGTGGGCTACTTTTAACGGAATGAACCCAATTGTTCCTGCTTTTGGCGGAGCAATCGTTGGATTAATTTTGGTCGTAATCGCAGCTTTCAAACCACAATATTCTCCATATTTAGCTCCTGGTTATGCCTTGTTTGAAGGGTTGTTCATAGGCGGAATCTCTGCTATATTTGAAACACAATATCCTGGAATTGTAACGCAAGCCGTTGGAGCGACTTTTGTTACTTTTGCTGTTTGTTTGGGATTGTACAAATATAAAATTGTAAAAGTAACAGAACAATTCAAATCGGTCGTTATGGCTGCCACACTTGCCATTGCTACTTATTATTTGATTTCTTGGGTATTTTCAATGTTTACCAGTTTTACACCGGTGCATTATGGAAATTCTATGATGAGTATTGGTATTAGTGTTTTTGTAATTGTAATTGCAGCTTTAAATTTATTCTTGGATTTTGACAGAATAGAAAAAGGAGCAGAGCAAAAAATGCCAAAATATATGGAATGGTACGGTGCCATGGGATTAATGGTTACACTCGTTTGGTTGTATATCGAATTCTTAAGATTGCTTTCAAAATTGTCTAAAAAATAA
- a CDS encoding aminotransferase class V-fold PLP-dependent enzyme, which translates to MLDIQKIRADFPILSQKVNGKPLVYFDNGATSQKPQVVIDAIAKYYQEINANIHRGVHTLSQLATDAYEISRAKVQNHINAKFLHEVLFTSGTTFGINLVANGFASILKPGDEVLVSALEHHSNIVPWQMLCEKTGATLKVIPMNENGELIMSEYDKLLSPKTKIVTVNHISNALGTINPIKYMIDKAHEVGAAILIDGAQAVPHLKPDVQALDCDFYAFSGHKMCGPTGTGILYGKEAWLNKLPPYQGGGEMIKEVTFEKTTYADLPHKFEAGTPNIAGGIVLGTAIDYMNEIGFENIQKQELDLLDHATKRLLEIEGLKIYGTSTEKTSVVSFNIEGIHPYDIGTIIDKLGIAVRTGHHCAQPIMNFFEIPGTIRASFSFYNTKEEIDIMVDAVKKAKMMLS; encoded by the coding sequence TTCAAAAAATAAGAGCCGACTTTCCTATTCTTTCACAAAAAGTAAACGGAAAGCCTTTAGTATATTTCGATAATGGTGCCACTTCACAAAAACCGCAAGTGGTTATTGATGCGATTGCAAAGTATTATCAGGAAATCAATGCAAACATTCATAGGGGTGTTCATACATTAAGCCAACTGGCAACAGATGCTTATGAAATTTCCCGAGCGAAAGTGCAAAATCATATTAATGCAAAATTTCTTCACGAAGTACTTTTTACTTCGGGAACTACTTTTGGCATCAACCTCGTGGCCAATGGATTTGCTTCCATCCTAAAACCGGGTGATGAAGTGTTGGTTTCTGCATTGGAACACCACAGTAATATTGTGCCTTGGCAAATGCTTTGTGAAAAAACAGGAGCCACACTCAAAGTCATTCCGATGAATGAAAACGGGGAATTGATCATGAGCGAATACGATAAATTGCTTTCTCCAAAAACTAAAATTGTAACAGTAAACCATATTTCGAATGCTCTGGGAACAATCAATCCTATCAAATATATGATTGACAAAGCACACGAAGTTGGAGCAGCGATTCTGATTGATGGCGCACAGGCAGTACCACATTTAAAACCCGATGTTCAGGCATTGGATTGTGATTTTTATGCTTTTTCGGGACACAAAATGTGTGGTCCAACAGGAACCGGAATTTTGTACGGAAAAGAAGCTTGGTTGAATAAATTACCGCCGTATCAAGGTGGCGGAGAAATGATCAAAGAAGTGACTTTCGAAAAAACAACTTATGCCGATTTACCTCATAAATTTGAAGCCGGAACACCTAATATTGCAGGTGGAATAGTTCTAGGAACTGCCATTGATTATATGAATGAAATTGGGTTTGAAAACATTCAAAAGCAAGAATTAGACTTATTGGATCACGCCACAAAGCGATTATTAGAAATCGAAGGTTTAAAAATTTATGGAACGTCAACAGAAAAAACTTCGGTTGTCTCTTTTAATATAGAAGGCATTCATCCCTACGATATTGGAACCATCATTGACAAATTGGGAATCGCGGTAAGAACAGGTCACCATTGTGCCCAGCCGATTATGAATTTCTTTGAAATTCCAGGAACAATAAGAGCATCATTTTCTTTTTACAATACCAAAGAAGAAATAGACATAATGGTCGATGCAGTAAAAAAAGCTAAAATGATGTTGTCTTAA
- a CDS encoding SufE family protein: MTIKEIQNEIIDEFSMFDDWMQRYEYIIDLGKNLPLIKEEFKTDNNLIKGCQSKVWLQGEQNGDKIVFTADSDAILTKGIIAILIRAFSNQNATDILNADTDFIDEIGLKEHLSPTRANGLVSMIKNIKMYALAFDAKKN, encoded by the coding sequence ATGACAATAAAAGAAATACAAAACGAAATTATAGACGAATTCTCCATGTTTGACGACTGGATGCAACGATACGAATACATTATTGATTTGGGTAAAAATCTTCCTTTAATCAAAGAAGAATTCAAAACTGACAACAATCTGATCAAAGGATGTCAATCCAAAGTGTGGTTGCAAGGAGAGCAAAATGGTGACAAAATTGTCTTTACAGCCGATAGTGACGCTATTTTAACCAAAGGAATAATCGCAATTTTAATCCGGGCTTTTTCAAACCAAAATGCAACGGATATATTAAACGCCGATACCGATTTTATTGACGAAATAGGATTGAAAGAACATCTTTCGCCAACAAGAGCCAACGGATTGGTTTCAATGATAAAAAATATTAAAATGTATGCTTTGGCATTCGATGCTAAAAAAAATTAA
- the hflX gene encoding GTPase HflX encodes MLEKETINFEKTAIVGIVTQNQSEEKLNEYLDELEFLTFTAGGEVVKRFSQKMERPNPKTFVGTGKIEEINLFVKENDISTLVFDDELSPSQQKNISRIIDCKILDRTHLILDIFAQRAETSYARTQVELAQCQYLLPRLSGMWTHLERQKGGIGMRGPGETEIETDRRIVRDRIALLKEKIKTIDKQMGVQRSNRGAMVRVALVGYTNVGKSTLMNAVGKSDVFVENKLFATLDTTVRKVVIKNLPFLLSDTVGFIRKLPTQLVDSFKSTLDEVREADLLLHIVDISHPEFEDHIESVNQTLLDIKANDKPVIMVFNKIDAYKHLTIDEDDLMTEKTPRHFTLEEWKQTWMHRLGGEKALFISATNKENFEEFRERVYEAVRQIHITRFPYNKFLYPDYKDAIEKEDKEENE; translated from the coding sequence ATGTTAGAAAAAGAAACAATAAATTTCGAAAAAACAGCCATAGTTGGAATTGTGACCCAAAACCAAAGTGAAGAGAAACTCAATGAATATCTTGACGAATTGGAGTTTTTGACATTTACCGCAGGGGGGGAAGTAGTCAAACGCTTTTCGCAAAAGATGGAAAGACCAAATCCCAAAACCTTTGTGGGAACAGGAAAAATAGAGGAGATTAATCTTTTTGTAAAAGAGAATGATATCTCAACGCTTGTTTTTGATGATGAATTATCGCCTTCGCAACAAAAGAATATCTCCAGAATAATCGATTGTAAAATCCTTGACAGAACACACTTAATCCTTGATATTTTTGCTCAAAGAGCCGAAACCTCTTATGCAAGAACACAAGTAGAACTGGCGCAATGCCAATATTTACTACCTAGACTTTCTGGAATGTGGACACACTTAGAACGCCAAAAAGGAGGTATTGGAATGCGCGGACCTGGAGAAACGGAGATAGAAACCGACAGACGTATTGTTCGGGATCGTATAGCGTTATTGAAAGAGAAGATCAAAACAATCGACAAACAAATGGGTGTGCAACGAAGTAATCGTGGCGCAATGGTTCGCGTGGCTTTGGTAGGCTATACCAATGTTGGAAAATCGACTTTGATGAATGCGGTTGGAAAAAGTGATGTATTTGTTGAAAACAAACTTTTTGCTACACTCGATACGACAGTTCGAAAAGTAGTGATCAAAAACTTACCTTTCTTGCTTTCGGATACTGTTGGGTTTATTAGAAAATTGCCAACCCAACTGGTTGATTCGTTTAAGAGTACATTAGACGAAGTTCGAGAAGCCGATTTGCTACTGCATATTGTAGATATTTCGCATCCGGAATTTGAAGATCATATTGAATCGGTAAACCAAACGTTGCTTGATATTAAAGCCAATGACAAACCAGTTATCATGGTTTTCAACAAGATTGATGCCTACAAACATTTGACCATTGATGAAGATGATTTAATGACCGAAAAGACACCAAGACATTTTACGTTGGAGGAATGGAAACAAACTTGGATGCACCGATTGGGTGGCGAAAAAGCTTTGTTTATTTCGGCAACAAATAAAGAAAATTTTGAAGAATTCAGGGAACGGGTTTACGAAGCTGTTCGACAAATTCACATTACTCGTTTTCCATACAATAAGTTTTTATATCCCGATTATAAAGATGCAATTGAGAAGGAAGATAAAGAAGAGAATGAATAA
- a CDS encoding DUF3078 domain-containing protein has protein sequence MKKFILLAFLLPLSSLFYAQSSEKDLIKKTEDAAKVLEDTIKDGWKSKGKVTFLFNQANFNNWIAGGENSFSGNLGADYKLDYKKKDYTWENRIIASYGLLQTQNSSFEKKTDDQLEINSLLAKKAKGYWYYSFLVNFRTQFTKGYFYSQDANGAEVREENTNFMSPGYLLFGPGMFWKKNEDFKINLAPLTSRLTFVDNAYTSVPGYVDYSYFGVAANKSMLYQLGFNASAYYKFKIMENVTAENLLNLYSNYLKDPQNIDINYTINIVMKINKILSANFNFQAIYDDDAFAGFQTKEVFGVGVNYDF, from the coding sequence ATGAAAAAATTTATCCTGTTAGCCTTTTTGCTACCCCTTTCATCGTTATTTTATGCCCAATCCTCAGAAAAAGATTTAATAAAAAAAACTGAAGATGCAGCCAAAGTTTTAGAGGACACAATCAAAGATGGTTGGAAGTCTAAAGGTAAAGTTACATTCCTTTTTAATCAAGCCAATTTTAATAACTGGATTGCCGGGGGAGAAAATAGTTTTTCAGGTAATTTAGGTGCTGATTATAAACTGGATTATAAAAAAAAGGATTACACCTGGGAAAACAGAATTATTGCATCCTATGGTTTACTTCAAACGCAAAATTCAAGTTTTGAAAAGAAAACCGATGATCAACTTGAAATCAATTCATTATTGGCAAAAAAAGCAAAAGGCTATTGGTATTATTCCTTTTTAGTCAATTTTAGGACCCAATTTACCAAAGGATATTTTTATTCTCAAGATGCCAATGGTGCCGAAGTAAGAGAAGAAAATACCAACTTTATGTCTCCCGGTTATTTGCTTTTTGGTCCGGGAATGTTTTGGAAAAAGAATGAAGATTTCAAAATAAATTTAGCTCCTTTAACATCAAGATTAACTTTTGTAGACAATGCCTATACATCGGTTCCTGGATATGTCGATTACAGTTATTTTGGAGTTGCTGCTAATAAAAGTATGTTATATCAACTCGGTTTTAATGCATCTGCCTACTATAAATTTAAGATTATGGAAAATGTTACTGCCGAAAATCTGTTGAATTTATATTCTAATTATCTCAAAGACCCACAGAACATTGACATTAATTATACTATTAACATTGTAATGAAAATCAACAAAATATTATCGGCTAATTTTAATTTTCAAGCTATTTATGATGATGATGCTTTTGCAGGTTTCCAAACTAAAGAAGTATTTGGTGTAGGTGTTAATTATGATTTTTAA
- a CDS encoding DUF2480 family protein: MEEIINKVANSVLEVFDLEDYYPAGVRVQIDISQWLFEGFLLKEKDFREQLNSQDWSQYKDQYVAVSCGTDAIIPKWAIILVTMHLAPYAKKIINGYIEDLDSALYEELLAKIDYTVYQDKPVIIKGCSRKPVPMRAYVLAAQYLQPYARSIMYGEACSAVPLYKSPKK; this comes from the coding sequence ATGGAAGAAATAATCAATAAAGTAGCGAATAGCGTTCTGGAAGTTTTCGATCTTGAAGACTATTATCCGGCCGGAGTTCGTGTGCAAATCGATATTTCACAATGGCTTTTTGAAGGCTTTTTGTTAAAAGAAAAAGACTTTAGAGAACAACTTAACAGTCAGGATTGGTCTCAGTATAAAGACCAATATGTTGCTGTTTCTTGTGGGACAGATGCCATTATCCCAAAGTGGGCAATCATTTTAGTCACCATGCATTTGGCTCCTTATGCCAAGAAAATAATCAATGGATATATAGAAGATTTGGATTCGGCTTTGTATGAAGAATTACTTGCAAAGATTGACTATACCGTTTATCAGGACAAACCCGTTATCATAAAAGGCTGTTCCAGAAAACCTGTCCCGATGCGCGCATACGTTTTGGCAGCACAATATTTACAGCCTTACGCCAGAAGCATCATGTATGGAGAAGCGTGTTCAGCTGTTCCCTTGTACAAATCACCAAAAAAATAA
- a CDS encoding SUF system Fe-S cluster assembly protein, whose protein sequence is MSQEINTAELGESIVAKLKTIYDPEIPVDIYELGLIYDVMVNTDYEVKVLMTLTSPNCPVAESLPREVEEKIKSIEHVKDAEVEITFDPPWSKDLMSEEAKLELGML, encoded by the coding sequence ATGAGTCAAGAAATAAATACCGCAGAATTAGGAGAATCTATTGTAGCAAAATTGAAAACCATTTACGATCCAGAGATTCCTGTAGATATCTATGAATTGGGATTGATTTATGACGTAATGGTCAATACAGATTATGAAGTAAAGGTTCTCATGACGCTTACTTCGCCAAACTGTCCGGTAGCTGAGAGTTTGCCAAGAGAAGTAGAAGAAAAAATAAAATCAATAGAACATGTGAAAGATGCTGAAGTAGAAATCACTTTTGATCCACCATGGAGCAAAGATTTGATGAGCGAAGAAGCAAAATTAGAATTAGGGATGTTGTAA
- a CDS encoding murein hydrolase activator EnvC family protein: protein MRKFLLSLIFLCLTSVIWGQETQQEKLEKRKAEIQQEILDNEKMLQTVKKKEKSAVSVIILQSNKIKLKEKLIYTTEKQTKILSNDMYINQMKINKLNRELVILKEDYAKMIVKSYKSRSEQSRAMFLLSSENFLQAYKRAQYMKQYTSYRKMQGEEIKSKTNELLGFNEKLNVQKAAKKKLLAENTKEKLSLEKEKREQLKLVNAIKKDKKKITNEIKKKQQESRAIDRQIDRLIREAIAEANRKAATENAKANPNAPVPAYTSSKIVLTAESKILADNFRANRGKLPWPVEKGFVSLGFGDQPHPVYPSLVIHNSGVEITTEQGAYARAVFGGEVTSVIVLSPVNKAVVVQHGDCFTVYQNLSSVSVSKGDKVNIKQNLGKIRTNGEGKTILKFTISQNTTYNNPATWLYNM, encoded by the coding sequence ATGCGAAAATTTCTCTTAAGTCTAATTTTTTTATGTCTGACCTCAGTAATTTGGGGGCAAGAAACGCAACAAGAAAAATTAGAAAAACGAAAAGCCGAGATTCAACAAGAAATATTGGATAACGAAAAAATGTTGCAAACGGTAAAGAAAAAAGAAAAATCGGCCGTAAGCGTGATTATTTTGCAAAGCAATAAAATCAAACTCAAAGAAAAATTGATTTATACTACAGAGAAACAAACTAAGATTCTCAGTAATGACATGTATATCAATCAGATGAAAATTAATAAATTGAATCGGGAGTTGGTAATTCTGAAGGAAGATTACGCCAAGATGATTGTCAAGTCGTACAAAAGTAGATCTGAGCAAAGCCGAGCCATGTTTTTATTGTCCTCAGAGAATTTCCTGCAGGCCTACAAAAGAGCACAGTATATGAAACAATATACGAGCTATAGAAAAATGCAAGGCGAAGAAATAAAATCAAAAACCAATGAACTTTTAGGATTTAATGAAAAACTGAATGTTCAAAAAGCAGCCAAAAAGAAATTATTAGCCGAAAACACCAAAGAGAAATTATCCCTCGAAAAGGAAAAAAGGGAACAATTAAAATTGGTTAATGCGATAAAAAAAGACAAGAAAAAAATCACGAACGAAATCAAAAAGAAGCAACAGGAATCAAGAGCTATTGATAGACAAATTGATCGATTGATTCGAGAAGCCATTGCTGAAGCAAATAGAAAAGCAGCAACAGAAAACGCAAAAGCAAATCCGAATGCTCCCGTTCCTGCTTATACATCTTCCAAAATTGTATTAACAGCCGAATCAAAAATTTTGGCAGATAATTTTAGAGCCAATAGAGGAAAATTACCTTGGCCAGTAGAGAAAGGTTTTGTGTCGCTAGGATTTGGCGATCAGCCACATCCTGTTTATCCAAGCCTTGTCATACATAATAGCGGAGTGGAAATCACCACTGAACAAGGGGCATATGCGAGAGCGGTTTTTGGCGGAGAAGTGACCAGTGTTATTGTTTTGTCTCCAGTAAACAAAGCAGTTGTAGTGCAACATGGGGATTGTTTTACAGTGTATCAAAATCTAAGTTCAGTTTCGGTAAGCAAGGGAGATAAAGTAAATATTAAACAAAATTTAGGAAAAATAAGAACCAATGGAGAAGGGAAAACCATCTTGAAGTTTACTATTTCACAAAACACCACTTATAATAATCCTGCAACTTGGTTGTATAACATGTAA
- a CDS encoding murein hydrolase activator EnvC family protein, translating into MLKYFLSLIFLITSTFLWSQDNQQKKLEERKAQIQKEIRENESKLQTVKKQEKTATKAIVLQKNKIKLKEELISTTEKQTKFLGNTIYINQLHINKLERELLLLKEDYAKMIVQSYKSRSEESRAMFLLSSESFLQAYKRAQYMKQYTNYRRQQGQEIQSRTNQLYAFIAKLDVQKSAKEQLISENDKERLSLEKEKQEQQRLVDSLKKDKNKIIADIKKKQQEAKAIDKKIDRLIRKAIAEANRKAAREKAAREKAKADAIAKANELERTKALAKKKEIEKANAIAAAKAKANSKPAPKPIPIPKEVEKAIAKETTVAPAVAVSSSKMVLTSDGKIDSDNFKANKGKLPWPVERGYISLGFGDQAHPVYKTLVIHNSGLEFSTDSGSSARAVFAGEVASVIIISPVNKVVMLQHGDFFTLYQNLSSVSVSKGDKVSTRQSLGKIRTNGEGKTILKFAITQNTTYANPRAWLAGK; encoded by the coding sequence ATGTTAAAATATTTTCTAAGCCTTATTTTTCTAATTACATCGACTTTTCTTTGGAGTCAAGACAATCAACAAAAAAAATTAGAAGAGCGAAAAGCCCAAATTCAAAAAGAGATTCGAGAAAACGAAAGCAAATTGCAAACGGTTAAGAAACAAGAAAAAACAGCAACCAAAGCTATTGTCCTGCAAAAAAATAAAATCAAACTTAAAGAAGAACTGATATCTACAACCGAAAAGCAAACAAAGTTTCTGGGAAATACTATCTATATAAATCAGCTTCACATCAATAAGTTAGAAAGAGAACTTTTATTGTTAAAAGAAGATTACGCCAAAATGATTGTGCAATCATATAAAAGCAGGTCTGAGGAAAGTCGGGCGATGTTTTTATTGTCTTCGGAGAGTTTTTTGCAAGCCTATAAAAGGGCTCAGTACATGAAACAATACACAAATTACAGAAGACAGCAAGGGCAGGAGATACAGTCTAGAACAAATCAGCTTTATGCTTTTATAGCCAAATTGGATGTTCAAAAAAGCGCCAAAGAACAGCTCATTAGCGAAAATGACAAAGAACGTTTGTCTTTGGAAAAAGAAAAGCAAGAACAACAAAGGCTAGTTGATTCATTAAAAAAAGATAAAAATAAAATTATTGCCGATATCAAGAAAAAGCAGCAAGAAGCCAAAGCAATAGATAAGAAAATAGATAGATTAATTCGCAAGGCCATAGCCGAGGCAAACAGAAAAGCAGCCAGAGAAAAAGCGGCCAGAGAAAAGGCCAAAGCAGATGCAATAGCCAAAGCCAATGAATTGGAAAGAACCAAGGCATTAGCAAAAAAGAAGGAAATTGAAAAAGCCAATGCGATTGCAGCTGCAAAAGCCAAAGCCAATTCGAAACCGGCACCAAAACCAATTCCCATTCCAAAAGAGGTAGAAAAAGCAATTGCAAAAGAAACAACCGTTGCTCCAGCAGTCGCTGTTTCTTCATCCAAAATGGTTTTGACATCAGACGGCAAAATAGACTCGGATAATTTTAAAGCCAATAAAGGAAAATTGCCTTGGCCGGTAGAGCGAGGTTATATTTCATTAGGATTTGGAGATCAGGCACATCCCGTTTACAAAACATTGGTAATTCATAATAGCGGACTCGAATTTTCTACAGATTCTGGATCAAGTGCAAGAGCCGTTTTTGCAGGAGAGGTAGCCAGTGTTATAATTATTTCTCCAGTTAATAAAGTGGTGATGTTGCAACATGGTGACTTTTTCACTTTGTATCAAAACCTTAGTTCTGTCAGTGTAAGCAAAGGCGATAAAGTAAGCACCAGACAAAGCTTAGGAAAAATAAGAACCAATGGAGAGGGAAAAACAATACTGAAATTTGCCATCACACAAAACACTACTTATGCCAATCCCAGAGCCTGGCTTGCGGGTAAATAG